CCCAGAACCGGACGTTTTTCGCCCGGGGCCGGAGGTTCGGCAATGACTCCACGGCTTTGCGGGTCAAAAAAGCCTGTGGTCAGCGGGCGGGTGGCGGCATTGACCAGTTCAGACAGGTATTTCTCGGCCTGAAACCGGTTGGCTGCCACGTCGTTCAGTCCGGTCCGGTATGCATCCACTACCTGCGCAAGATAGGCAGAACTCTTGGTGCGGCCCTCAAGTTTGACAGAGGCGACTCGCATGCGCGCAAACCATTCCAGATAATGCAGAAGACAGAGGTCTTCCGCTGCAAAAAATTTGGTCCACCGCTCGGTGTCCATCGCGATAGACAGGGCCGGGTCTGCCGGCGGTGCAGTTTTCGATTCATCCTCACCGAGAGGGGCGAACGTGAAATCTTCAGACGGGGTTTCAAAGGTGAAGTCGTCTGTCGGAACCATGCCTTCTTCGCGTATTTCCCACAGGTTTTCGCCCGGGCGGGTGCGTTCTTCAAAAGTGACGGCAGTGGGACGATATTCATAACGGCACGGGTGCGAACATTCACCCAGGTTGCCGGGACGGTCATTGAGCAGGGCCGACATGTAGCAACGGCCTGATACGGCCATGCACATGGAGCCGTGGACAAATACTTCAAGTTCCATGTTCGGCATCTGTTTGCGCACTACATCGAGCATTTCCGTCAACTCACCAGACCTGAGTTCGCGAGCAACGTTGACTCGCCTGGCGCCGTTTTCCCGCCAGAAGCGAACCGATTCGGAATTGGATGTGTTCGCCTGTGTCGAGACATGCACCGGGATTTCCGGCAGTTCGCGCCGTAACAAACGGATCACGCCGGGATCGGCCGCAATGACGCCGTCCGGTTTGAGCTCGCCGAGGGTTTCGATCTGTTCCCGGACCTGCGCCATCATTGATTCACGCGGGTACACGTTTAAGGTGTAGTAGGCTTTTACCCCTGCTTTTCGGGCTTTGGTCAGCCCCAGTGCCAGGCTTTCCTTGTCGAATCCCCCAGCACCTGCACGCAGGTTCAGGCCGTCGCCGCCGAGATAGACAGCGTCCGCACCATAGAGGATGGCGGTTTCCAACTTTTCCATGTCACCCGCGGGGGCAAGCAGTTCCGGTATGTATGTACGAGTCTCAGGCATGGTAGCCACGCTACATCAAACTGCATCGGTTCGCCAGATGGAAATTGGTGTGCCTTCCGGGCGGTCATATGCAGATGGGGAAAGCCTACACGGGGAGCCCCTTGGCTCGGCGGTCTTCTTTCATCTTTTCGAGCAGTTCCGTGGGGACATGGAGTCCTCCCTTGCCCTTGCCGAGCCGGATTTTCGGCTTGACCGATCCGTGAAAATCCGAGCCGCCGCTGATGAGCAAACCGAGGCGTTCCGCCATTTCCTTGTAGGCCTTGGTGTCGGCATCATTGTGCTCGGTGTAGTAGACCTCCATGCCGTCCAGACCGAATCCCATAAGGTCTTTGACGACCTTTTCCGTATCCTTGAGGTTGAGACCGAGGGCAAAGGGATGGGCAAGAATGGAAGTCGCACCGATAGAGTTCAGGATGGGAAACGCCTGTTCGGGGGTGAGTTTGCGCTTGGGAACGTAAGCGCGACCATTGTCGCCGAGCCAGACCTTGAAAGCTTCGTCAATGGACGAGACCACGCCGAGGGCCATGAGTTCCTGAGCAAAGTGAGGACGCCCGATGGTGCCGTTGGCTCGGGCCGCAACACTGTCGTAAGTGATGGTGATGCCGAGGGAGCGCAGTTTGTCGACGATCTCATGGTTGCGGTTCTTGCGACCTTCCTGCACCCAGTCAAAGGCCTTTTGCAACTCGGTGGCGTCTTCGGGGAGCCAGAGAGCAACGACGTGAATCCACCTTGCGCCTTCCGGGGATTCGAGGCTTAATTCGGCCCCGGGTATGACTTCGATGTCGTATTTTTCACCAGCAGCCAAAGCTTCCGGAACACCTTGAAAGGTGTCGTGATCTGTAATGGCGATGGCGTCCAAGCCGGACTCCTTGGCCAGTTTGATGAGTTCTGTGGGAGACAGGGTTCCGTCGGAAGCCGTGGAATGGGTGTGTAAGTCTATGGTCATGTTTTCGGGTGTGGTTTTGGGTTTGTAAAACGGTTTGCCAATGAACATCCAGCGTATCGTGTCCATGGATTCAGGTAAAGGGGACAATGGCAGTTGCCAGTGAGCGTCACGGCAGGTAGAGTCAGAAAAGTACAAGGAGGAACCTATGTCACTGAACAAGGAACTGTTGGATATATTGGCCTGTCCCAAATGCAAGGGCGGGCTTGAGCTGAAGCCCGGAGAAGATGGATTGGCCTGTGCCAAGTGCAAAATTGTGTATCCTGTAAAAGATGATATTCCGATTATGCTGGTGGATCAGGCCGTCCCGGAAAAGGAATGGACCGGCTCCAAATAAATATCTTTCGGTCAACGTCGTCATGTGTTGCTCCGTACCCCGAATGTGGGTGCGGAGCATTTTTTTCCACAGGCGGTCTTGACGAGAAAAAAAACGTGCCTATTTTTTGGGGGAACGCAAGAAAAGGAGGTGCCTTTCATGGTTATCGATTTTAATACTCTCTACAATTTTCCGTCCCGATTTGATCGGGTTTTCGAAGAGTTCCTGCGGTCACCAATGGGTGATGATCGCCGTCTGGCCTATCCCCCGCTCAATTTGAGCAACGACAATGAGAATATTTATGTGCGTGCTGAAGTTCCCGGTGTGTCCATCGAAGACATTGAGTTGACGTTGTCCGACAAAACGCTGGTCATCAAGGGTGAGCGCAAAGCCCCCCAGGGGAAATACTTCCGTCAGGAGCGACCAAGTGGTGTTTTCCACAGAGTTGTCAACATTTCTGTGCCAGTTGACAGAGACGCTGTGACAGCTTCCATAAAGGATGGAGTCTTGGCGATTACTCTGCCGAAGTCCGAGGAAATGAAGCCGAAAAAAATCAGCATTGATATCGGTTAGAAGGAGGACGCAGCTATGAGCGATATTATGAAGAAAGAAGATAAGAGCATGGCACAGTACCGACCGGCCACGGATATTCTGGAGCGCGAAGACGGGTTTTATATTTATATGGATATGCCGGGTGTCAGGCGTGAAGACATGATCATTGATTTGCAGGAGGATGAACTGACCGTCACTGGCAGAACCAGCCTGGTTCGCCATGCGGGCGAACAGTATGCGGAGATGCAGTTCGGTGATTGTGAATATATCCGTTCAGTTTCCATAACCGACATTGTGGATCGTGAGCGGATCAAAGCCAACCTGGAAGGTGGCGTGCTTGAGTTGCATCTGCCCAAGGTCGAGAAGGTTCAGCCCAAGAGAATTTCCATTTCTGAAGGGTAATTATCCCTGATGCCATTGCCTACGAGAAGTCCCCCGACGACAGTGTCGTCGGGGGACTTCTCCGTTTTTCTGTCTGCAAACGATCAAATGGCCCAGGTTTCAATGTCGATCAGTCCCAGTCTAGCGGCGTAACGAACAAGTTCAACCGTGCTTTTGAGGCCGAGTTTTTTCATCAGATTCGTACGATGGTTTTCCACTGTCTTGGGGCTGATGAAGAGTTCTTCCGCCACTTCTTTAGCTGTCATTCCTTCGGCCAGTTTTCGCATGACTTCCTGTTCACGAGGGGTCAGTGTTGCATAAGGATCGTTTCTGCTGCCGGGTGAGTCGGGTTTGGATTGCAACAGTTTGAAGATCACTTCCTGGGAGAGAGCGTTGTCCAGAAAAAGTTCTCCTGCGGCCACGGTGTCCAGCCCCTTGATGAGCTGGGCAGCAGCAGATTCCTTTATCATGTATCCAGTGGCTCCGGCGCGAAAGGCTTCGACGATATAGTCGGCCTCGGAATGCATTGAGATGATAATGAACTGTGTCTTTGGTAATGTGGACTTGAGTTCCCGGATTACCTGGATACCATTTTTTTCAGGCATGGAAATATCCACCAGCATGATGTCCGGCTGGTTTTCCCTGGCCATGCTAATGCCTTCCCTGCCATTTCCGGCTTCGCCACATACAGTGTATCGGTTGTCCCGGTTGACAATGGCTTTAAGGCCTTCTCTGAACAGGGGGTGATCGTCAACAATCATGATATTCATAATTATGCATTACTCCTGGAATTGTGTGTGGGAAGGCGAAAGAGAATTCTGGTTCCGGTCCCGACCAGTGACTGGATTTCCATGGAACCTCCGATGAGGCGTGCCCTTTCCTCCATGCTGCGTAATCCCATGCGTTTTTCTGTCAGGGCTATACTCTTGCGCTCCTGAACCATGAACCCCTTCCCGTTGTCTTCAATGCGGATGAAAATGTCAGGATGGCTTTTGACTAGACGGACAGTGACACTATCTGCCTGAGCGTGGCGGACGATGTTTCTGACCGCTTCCTGTACCATGCGGTATATATTGATTTCACTGTCAAAATCCAGAAAGATGTTTTCAATGCCTGTTGCCACGAAGTCGACAATAAATCCGTGCTTGTTACCTTCTTCGAGACAAAGGTTCTGTAGGGATTTGACCAGACCGAGCTGGGCAAGTGCTGGAGGCCGGAGACCGTAGGCAATATCTCGTACCGAGGCGATGGCTTTTTTGAGTATGTCAGCCACGGATTCACCTCGCTGACGAAGCCTCCCGTCCACACATGTGTGGTCGTCAAAGAGTGTTTCCATCTTCAGCATGATGGAGGAAAGATCCTGCGCCACATTATCGTGAAGGTCTCTTGCAATACGTTGACGTTCGTCTTCCTGTATACGAATGAGTTCCTGAGTCAGTACAAGAATGCGCTGTCGAGCCTTGTCGCGCTCTTCGGCCTGTGCCTTGAGTTGGATATTGGCCTCTGAAAGCTCTGCGGTCCTTCTCCTGATGTTGTCTTCCATCTGGGCATGGGTGGAAAGCAACTCTTTTTCCAGGTTTTTGTGGTGGGTAATATCGGTGAGAATTTCTAAAAGCGCTTCCTTGCCTTCCCACATGATCGGCTTGATCGAGATGGTCAGCCATTTGATTTCACCGTACGGCAGCAGAATTCTGAATGTGGCAAACCCTTCGTTTTCCCTGCCAGCGTAGATCCCCCTGAATTGTTCATTAATAAAAGATTTATCGTCAGGGTGAACCATTTCAAGAGGGTGAACCTGTTCAAGTTCTTCCGTTGAAAAACCGAATATTTCAGTCATGCTCTCATTGATATACTTGATCTCACGGTTCTGGATGACGACCACGCCTTCCTGAGAGTTTTCTGCCAGCACCCGGTATCTTTCTTCGGAATCCATGAGCGCCTGCTCAGCCCGTTTTCTCGGTGAAACGTCAAGGAGCGAGACGATGACTCGGGATAGAGTATCTTTGTATTCAGGTGGAACGACGAAGTGAACTACCACCCATATGATTTCACCTTTCAGGGTGCGATTGGTGATTTCTCCATAGTATTCACTTCCACCGGAAGCGAGCAGGATCATTTCTTCGGTGAAGGCTGTCATGGAGCTGTCCGTCAGGACTTGCTCCAGATTACCGAACAACTCTTCTTTGGAGTCTGCAGACAATAATTCCAAGGTGGCCTTGTTGACATCCACGATGGTCACGAGCGTGGCACATTTGGCAAGGGCCTGGGGGTTGTCCGAGAAAAATTGTCGAAAATCAGTGACGCCTTCAGTCTTGAGCGTGTCGAAATACTCCTTGAGACGTGAGAGGTCTTCTTCCCAGAGGGAGATGGGCGAGTCTTCAAATAGTGTGCGATATCGTGCTTCCCGTTCAAACAATGCGTCTTCGGTTTGTTTGCGCAGAGTTATATCGCGGGAAACACCTTGGTATCCGGCAAGGGAGCCGTCATCGGCTAACAGTCTTCTGACAGCCGTTTCAATCCAGATTGTACCGCCTTTCCCATGATAGTGTTCCATTACCAGCCGATTGATGTGGTCGTAGTTTCCTTCTGCTTCGACTTTTGCGCGCGCTCTTTCGGCTTTTTGGAGGACTTTATGGGATTCCGGCACTGTAATGCCGATCAAGGATAATTCTTTGAGTTCTTCGAGCGTGTATCCCCATACGTCTTCAACGGACGGGGTGGCGTAGGTGAAGTTATATGCGTTGTCCATTGTCCAGATAACATCAGTGATGTTTTCGGCAAGAAGGCGAAACTTGTCTTCACTTACCTTGAGAGCCTTGGCTGTCTGACTGCATGCCAGGCTGTCCTGCATGACGGAAATGACATTGGTCAGACAACCTGATGCATCAAGAACGGGGTCAAAACGGCCCCAGACCGTGATGGTTTGGTTGCCCCTTTGGAGAATGGAATATTCGCCTTCCCAACTCCTGCCGGCGCACAGGGCCGGTTGGACTTGTGTTGTATAGAGAGTGACGGTTTCATTGGTAAGGAAATCATCCTGCGACAGGGAGAACATCTCCTGGACTGAATAACCGTAAAAATCGGCGAAAGCCTTGTTGACGAAGATTGGTTTCAGGTCCGTTGTCCGAATAGCCATGGCCACGCCTGAAGCATCGAGGACTTGCTCGAAAAGTTGTGGGCTTGGCTTGAGGGATGCGTGGTTCCGGTTCATTGGCTATAGCGTATATCGTGTTGCTGCAGGGCTGATCTGACAGAGGTGATGCACAGAAAATCGTCTCAGAATTCACATAACGCATCTGCAAGACAAATGGAAGGCAGGAAGCCTTTAGATTGATATAAGCTATTTTTTTAGGCTGTGAATCCAGGAGGTGGCGAGAGAGGCATGGTCATCCGCAACCTGTTCTACCCAGGCGGATTGTTCGCCTTTGGCGTCGAGTACATCCTGGCTTGCCTTGAGTGGGGCCACAATAATCGAAAAGGCACGATTGTCATTGTCGCGGAGGGTTTCAAGCGTACGGATCAAGGGAGTCCATTTGGTAGTATCCCTGCCGGTAATAAGCCACAGGACTGGCAGTTTCAGTCGGGAGAGTGTCGCACGGTCCGGGATATCGCCGGTTTTGACGGTGTCCGTGAGAACGCAGACCAGAAAGGCCGGATTGGTTTGGCTTGCGGCTTTGATAGCAGCGGGTGCTCCTGGTCCGTTGCCCCAGATGCCGACACGGTTTGCGTCGATTTCCTTGCGTCCGGCAAAGTAGTCCAGCGCGGCAACCGTGTCCTCCACAAGTTCATTCACGGTGCCTGGAGTCTGCTCTTCGTCAATACAGCCGCGCGGGATAAAGTGCAGGGTGGCAATGTCGTGCATGGATAGGGAGCGGGTAAAACCCTGAACCAGCCCCGGATTGACGCACTCGGGGCCATGGATAACAATGACACCTTCATGCCCTTCTCCATAGGGCGGCAACGAGATGCCTGCGTCAATATCGTTGTTGGGGCCGGAGAAAGCGACCTCTTCTTCACGGACGTGGACCTTGCGCGGGTAGTGGGCAATACGGTCATCGTCCGTCATGAGGATGAATCGTTCGATACGGTCATTCTTTGCCAGGAACGTGACCGAGCCCGTGACTGGCTCGTCCGCATAAACCGACGGTCCGATCGTGTAGACGTATTTGCCGAATGCCTGCTTGAGGCGGCGCAGGGTCTTGTTCTTTGAATCATAGATAAGGAATCGGCCGTATTTGGTGTTTCGGGCATCAATAATGGAAACGACCCGGTCATCGGCGGTACGGAACTGACCGGAAAATTCTTTGGTCGAATAGGAGAAATAGTCTCCCATCATGGCACGTCCAAAACGTGCTTCATGGCCGCGGTGAACAGTGAAATCCTTACGAATCACGATTTTTTTTGGTTTGCCGTCATCTTCAAGCTCTTCTTCCGGCGGCAACGTCTTGCGGGGGCTGATCTCAATCACATCCGGTTCCGGCTC
The genomic region above belongs to uncultured Pseudodesulfovibrio sp. and contains:
- a CDS encoding peptidase U32 family protein; translated protein: MPETRTYIPELLAPAGDMEKLETAILYGADAVYLGGDGLNLRAGAGGFDKESLALGLTKARKAGVKAYYTLNVYPRESMMAQVREQIETLGELKPDGVIAADPGVIRLLRRELPEIPVHVSTQANTSNSESVRFWRENGARRVNVARELRSGELTEMLDVVRKQMPNMELEVFVHGSMCMAVSGRCYMSALLNDRPGNLGECSHPCRYEYRPTAVTFEERTRPGENLWEIREEGMVPTDDFTFETPSEDFTFAPLGEDESKTAPPADPALSIAMDTERWTKFFAAEDLCLLHYLEWFARMRVASVKLEGRTKSSAYLAQVVDAYRTGLNDVAANRFQAEKYLSELVNAATRPLTTGFFDPQSRGVIAEPPAPGEKRPVLGRILEQVDDGKWLIQTKSRWVTSEDMELLIPGMIRPRLSREDYGVENDQGVGLDISHPGQRGLLICDHPDIRPGMFIRKPWDLDRIE
- a CDS encoding PHP domain-containing protein, yielding MTIDLHTHSTASDGTLSPTELIKLAKESGLDAIAITDHDTFQGVPEALAAGEKYDIEVIPGAELSLESPEGARWIHVVALWLPEDATELQKAFDWVQEGRKNRNHEIVDKLRSLGITITYDSVAARANGTIGRPHFAQELMALGVVSSIDEAFKVWLGDNGRAYVPKRKLTPEQAFPILNSIGATSILAHPFALGLNLKDTEKVVKDLMGFGLDGMEVYYTEHNDADTKAYKEMAERLGLLISGGSDFHGSVKPKIRLGKGKGGLHVPTELLEKMKEDRRAKGLPV
- a CDS encoding Trm112 family protein, whose product is MSLNKELLDILACPKCKGGLELKPGEDGLACAKCKIVYPVKDDIPIMLVDQAVPEKEWTGSK
- a CDS encoding response regulator transcription factor → MNIMIVDDHPLFREGLKAIVNRDNRYTVCGEAGNGREGISMARENQPDIMLVDISMPEKNGIQVIRELKSTLPKTQFIIISMHSEADYIVEAFRAGATGYMIKESAAAQLIKGLDTVAAGELFLDNALSQEVIFKLLQSKPDSPGSRNDPYATLTPREQEVMRKLAEGMTAKEVAEELFISPKTVENHRTNLMKKLGLKSTVELVRYAARLGLIDIETWAI
- a CDS encoding Hsp20/alpha crystallin family protein, translated to MSDIMKKEDKSMAQYRPATDILEREDGFYIYMDMPGVRREDMIIDLQEDELTVTGRTSLVRHAGEQYAEMQFGDCEYIRSVSITDIVDRERIKANLEGGVLELHLPKVEKVQPKRISISEG
- a CDS encoding PAS domain S-box protein, encoding MNRNHASLKPSPQLFEQVLDASGVAMAIRTTDLKPIFVNKAFADFYGYSVQEMFSLSQDDFLTNETVTLYTTQVQPALCAGRSWEGEYSILQRGNQTITVWGRFDPVLDASGCLTNVISVMQDSLACSQTAKALKVSEDKFRLLAENITDVIWTMDNAYNFTYATPSVEDVWGYTLEELKELSLIGITVPESHKVLQKAERARAKVEAEGNYDHINRLVMEHYHGKGGTIWIETAVRRLLADDGSLAGYQGVSRDITLRKQTEDALFEREARYRTLFEDSPISLWEEDLSRLKEYFDTLKTEGVTDFRQFFSDNPQALAKCATLVTIVDVNKATLELLSADSKEELFGNLEQVLTDSSMTAFTEEMILLASGGSEYYGEITNRTLKGEIIWVVVHFVVPPEYKDTLSRVIVSLLDVSPRKRAEQALMDSEERYRVLAENSQEGVVVIQNREIKYINESMTEIFGFSTEELEQVHPLEMVHPDDKSFINEQFRGIYAGRENEGFATFRILLPYGEIKWLTISIKPIMWEGKEALLEILTDITHHKNLEKELLSTHAQMEDNIRRRTAELSEANIQLKAQAEERDKARQRILVLTQELIRIQEDERQRIARDLHDNVAQDLSSIMLKMETLFDDHTCVDGRLRQRGESVADILKKAIASVRDIAYGLRPPALAQLGLVKSLQNLCLEEGNKHGFIVDFVATGIENIFLDFDSEINIYRMVQEAVRNIVRHAQADSVTVRLVKSHPDIFIRIEDNGKGFMVQERKSIALTEKRMGLRSMEERARLIGGSMEIQSLVGTGTRILFRLPTHNSRSNA
- a CDS encoding Hsp20/alpha crystallin family protein; translation: MVIDFNTLYNFPSRFDRVFEEFLRSPMGDDRRLAYPPLNLSNDNENIYVRAEVPGVSIEDIELTLSDKTLVIKGERKAPQGKYFRQERPSGVFHRVVNISVPVDRDAVTASIKDGVLAITLPKSEEMKPKKISIDIG